The Rubrobacter tropicus nucleotide sequence GACCGCGCTAGCGCAGCTGCAGCTGAGGCTCTTTGGTCTCGACTCCCTCGGACAGGACGGATGGCTCAAGGCCCTGAGGCTGGAAGACTACGCTCCGAGAAGACAGCTACCCGGGTCGCTGCAGCAGGCCCTGTTCCCTTACCGCGAGGCCTGGGGCTAACGTCGGATCGATCACATCGCCCGGACTTCGGCTTGTTGCCCTTCTTGGAAGTGTGGCTTCTATTCATTTCCTCACCCCTAGTCGCAAGAGCTTCCGCATCCGACTGCCAAACGCCCACAGCAAACCTTAACGCTTGCCTTTGCCAACTCCCGCAGCACCGAGCTCTCCGTTTGCTAGATGTGTACGGATAAAACATACGATGCTGCGCATTTGACCGGCGTCTTGTGACATTGCTAACATGCTATTCGCGTGGGGACTAGCCCAAACGGGCTCTTTGGTTTGGTCGCCGACTGCGGTCAACGGGAAGGACGTAGCATTAGCAACGTGGAGAACAGACCGCAGCACAGTTCCGGTCTCCCCAAGTACCTTATCAAGACGGGCAGGGACACGCATCGTAACGAGGTCCGAGGGGGTGATTGCTTGCCTAAGGGGGAGGATAGTTGCTCCTTCCGCCGATCGCTTCTTTGAAGGTGGATCAAGGAGGAGCACGTGGCATACAACGGCAAGGAGGTACAGTAGTGAACCCTCATGGAAATCGGCTGTGGAGCCTCGGCACGGTGTTCGCCGCGGCCCTTGTGTTGGCCGCCTTGATGCTCGCGGCTCTTGCGGTCCTATCTCCGAGGCCCGCAGCCGCACACTCCGGAGACCGTGATCACGTGCACTCCCCGTCCTACCGCGACCGCTTTGATGTCATGAAGGCGGCCAACGAGACGGGGACCGGTCTCGTCTCGGTGACGACGGCGATCGAGGACTCCGACAGGCCGACCGTCCACGACGCGACGATAGAGTTCGGTACCGCCGAGTCGTACCCCGCGGCTTCGTCCTACCGGTGCCGGATCGACGGCGGATCTTGGAAGGTTTGCACTTCGCCGGTCACCTACCGCGGGCTCGCCCTCGAGGTCGAGCACACCTTCGAGGTGAAAGGTACCAGCCGAGGGATCACGGGATCGCCCGTGGCGAGCACCTGGACCACCGTGAACGAGACTGCTCCCGAGCAGGGCCTGGGGTTAGTGATACCCGAGGTGTTCTACGGCCTGCAATTAGACGAAGTGTTCGGTCACGTCTTTGGCAACGAATACGCCGGACTCTCGGGGCACGACCATCAAGGCTCGCCCGCGTATTCGCGCTTCTCCGTGGGCGGATCCAGAGATGTGAGTTTCTTGTACGCCGGAAGCGAGCCGGACAGCGTAATAGAGGTATGCAACCGCACGCCCGACAACGCGTCCGCGAAAGGGACCGCCTGGAATAATCAGACAGCCAATTGGCACGTCGCCATCGCAAGAAACGACGGGAACTGCAACGCCACCTACACTAACGCCAATCACGAATCGCACTGGACCACCAACGCGCTGGTTGGATCGGGCGGCGAGTCTTTCCACTGATAAGAGTCCCTGGTCGGCGTATTGGGATCATCGCAGGAAACGAGAGCGAAAAGCAAGTTCTGAGCTAACCGGAAAGCCTTGTTAGCTGCCAGCCCCGCCCCGGCGGGGCTGGCATTTGTTCGAGGGTGTTTCTGGCCGTGGTCAACCGCGTATACTTTTCTAGTTGCCTGTTGACGCAGCGCCAGAAGAGAAGGGCATCGTGCTGGCGATGATGGACCGTAGAACGGCGAAGGTGGCGGCGGGGGCGGTGGTGCTCGTCGCGGTGGCCCTGATCGTGGCGAGTCTCCTGCAGACGCCCACGTACGAGGCGTCCGCCGAGGTGCTGGTAGGCTTGCAGCACGGGAATCGGCAGGGCAACCCGCCGGCGCGCGGCGAAGCGGTGGTCCTGACGGAGGGGCCCGACGAGTGGGTAGTGCCGCTCATAGGCGTCATCGACTCGCGCCCCGTGGCCGAAGAGACCGTCCGAAGCTTGGGGTCGGCCGCGTCCCCGGGCGAAGTCCTGGACAACGTGACCGTCGAGCAGGTCTGGGGCACGAGTTCCATACGCATTACCTACAGGGGCACCGACCCGGAAGCGGCCGAGCGGATCGCCAACGCGTTCGCCGCGGTGTCCTCCGAGCGCATCTCCGAAATGAGCGTGGGCGGTAGCAATTTTACGGCCGCCGTGCGCGAGAAGGCGACGGTGCCCGACGCCCCGGCTCCCCCCGAGGCATTGAGGAAGGTTCTCCTTGCGCTGGTGATAGCGCTAGCGCTCTCGGCCGTGCTCGCCCGGGCCCTGCCCGGCCCCTTGGCCGCGAGCGTCGCGGTCGAGCTTGGCGGGCGTATCCGTCGAGTGCGCCGAAGGGTCGGCGAAGCAAGGGTACCCGCCGCGGCGCCTATCAGCTCAAGCGTTGCCGAGGGTATCAAGGAGAGGGAGCTGCTGGAGGCGCTCGGGCGCCGCGGGAAGCTGACAGCGGCGGGGGCGGCGCTGGAGACGTCGCTCAGGGGGGAGGAGGCCGACTGGATGCTACGGCAGTTGGCGGCCGAGGGCCGCCTCGAGGTGAGCGTCGAGGACGGTAGGCAGATGTACGCCCTTTGGGAGTGCGACCGACCCCAATAGGAACCTCGCCAAGATGCCTGAACGCACCTTCCTTGGCCCCTCGGGAGCGAAGGGGCAACCTACTAAGTTCGAAAGAGCCCAAATCGTGAGCGTCCTAGTCTGGGCGGGATTCCCGGAGCTTTCGAATCGCCTTAGAAGGGCACAGGTAGTCCGAAGAAGGTGAGAAGGGAGCGTACCAGGGCGAGCAGGATGCCGAAGATGGGGAGGGGTGTCAGGAAGGCTATCAGTATTAGACCCAGCAGGATCATCGGTCCGTACTGATTCATGAACATCACGAAGCCGTCCAGGGCGCGGGGCAAAAACGGGAAGAGGACCTTGGCCCCGTCTAACGGGGGGATTGGGATGAGGTTGAAGAAGAAGAGCAGCGCGTTGGTGAACGCTACCATCGCCACGACAATCGGCAGGTAGCCGCTCTGAAAGACCGGAACGAGGAAAAGGGCGGCGCAGACGGCCACGATCAGCAGGTTCGAGACGGGACCGGCGAGCGCGACGGCCACCGGCCCGAGCACCCCGCCCCTCAGCTTGGAGGGCACCACCGGAGTCGGCCTGCCCCACCCAAAGCCGGCCATCAGCAGCATCAGGCTGCCGAGCACGTCGAGGTGCGAGAGGGGGTTGAGCGTCACCCTGCCGTCGCGATAAGCGGTGTCGTCGCCGAGCAGGTAGGCGGAGGTTGCGTGGGCGGCCTCGTGTATCGTTATGCCCATGACGAGGCCCAACAAGAAGGCTACCCCCACCGCCGGGTCAGCTTCGAAGAGGCGCAAGAACATAGCACTATGATACACATCAGGCGTGCGCATGTTGTGACCGGAGGAAGAGCGCGCCGACGAACCTCGGACGTGGTCGACAACGTCGGGTGCGTGAGAACTACCTGGAGATACATATCTCCGAAGTTGGGCGAATAAAGATGCGGTCCGCCGAATTAGTATGCGGATTTTGGGGGCTCCTGAAGAGGCAGTTGGGATATGTTTGGGGTCTGATTTCGGAGTGGTGTTACAAGACCGCATAAAGATTCAGACCCTCGAAGCGTAGCCTGTCCGGATTCTGGGCCACTGACGTTTCTCAAACCTCACGAATCGAGTCGGGTTGTGGGTGTGCTACTGCCAGTCCGGCAACGGGTATGTGTAGCGTCGGCCCGTGGCTAGGTTTGGGTAGGAAACCCTTAGTTAGGCTTCAGTCGACATCTTCGTCCGTCCACTCGCCAAACAGCTCGTCGAGGTTAGCGACGTAGGGGGCCTGCATGGTGGGCAGGTAGTGAGTATACGTGTCCAGCGTGATCTTGACGTCCTTGTGGCCGAACATGCCCTGGACCGCCTTAGGATGGGCACGTAGCTCGGAGAACATCACGGTCGCCAGGGTGTGCCTGAGGTCGTGGAACCTTATCCTCGGCAAACCGGCGCGCCGGAGGAAAGGCCGGAAGTGCTTGGCGGAGAGGTTTGAGGGATCTATATGGGTGCCGTTGCGGGTGGTAAAGACCAGATCCCCGAGGTCGTAGCGGCGGGACTTCTTCATCCGCGGGACGCCCCAACGGTCGCCGGCGGCCAGCCTCTCCCCCTCCTGCTGCTTCCGCTGACGTTTGAGGGCACCGACGCCCATCCGGGTCAGCTCCACGGGGCGGCCCTCGTCGGTCTTGAGGTGCTCGATCTCGACGCCGGTCGAAGAACGGACCAGGTTCCGCTGCACGCGCAGGATCGGGCCGTCCGAGGCATCCAGATGCACGTCGCGCCACCAGAGGCCGAGGATCTCGCCCTCGCGGAGGCCCGTCGTCGCCGCTAGCACGTACAGCGGCCCCATCCTGTCCAGTCGCGCGGCCCGGAAGAACCGCAGCACGTCCTGCAGGGTCCACACGTCGAGCTGCCGCTTGACCTTGCGCGGCGGCTTGACCGCGCGGACCGGGTTGGCAGGTATCGTGCCCCTCCCTACCGCGTATCCAAGGGCCTTACCAAGGGTCTGCATGGCGTAGCGCACGGTGCGGTTCGAGAGGCCGGAGGAGAGCATCTCCGACTTGAGGTCGAGCACGTGATCCTGGTCGAGTTCTTTGAGCCTGACGTGGCCCAGAATGGGCGCGAGGTGACGACTCGCCATGCGGGCGTAGCCGTCCCAGGTCGTCTGCTTCACCGTGTCGGCCACGACTTTCTCCAGCCACCACGGCAGGTAGTCGGCGAGTTGGGGGTTGTGCGAGTCCAGAAGGACGCTGTCGTCGCGATCCCCGAGGGCGCGGATGAGGTTGCGCTCGCACTCGGTCGGCGTCTTGCCGTAGACGGTCCTCAGCTTGGGCACCCTCCCCTTCGGCCCCCTGACGTAGACCGTGTAGTTGGAGTAGAAGCGTCCGTCTTTGCGCTGCTTCGGCTTGCTACCCAGGCCGTTGGCCCGTTTCTTGTCGGTCATCTTCACCCCTTCCAGGCTTCCTCATACGAACCGTGCGCGTCGCACAGGAGGTCGGCACACCAAATTATACCGACAATATCGGTATAGCCCATCATGTTATTGTCCGGTCTCTTGTCCGGCCGCCGCGGTCAGAGGCGAGAGACGACGATTGCTGGCGGCCTGTGCCCGCGACGTATCCTGTTGCCTCGCGTACTCTTCTGGGTTGCGTTGGCCCTTGCTGGCCTTCAGCCTGCTCCGACTTCGGCAGCCACGATCTTATTCCGCCGGGTGGCGCAGGAAGCCTTCGTGGACGGGCACGCCGAGGTCAAACTCCCGCAGCCCGCGTTCGATCTCCGTCCGAATCTCTTCACAGGCCTCTTGCTGCCGGTCTTCGGTCTTGGCGACGGTCTCGGGTAGTTCCACGGCGTTGGAGGTGGTCCTGGTGTAGGAGACCCGGTCCCTCCCGTAGGCGAAAGCGGCGATTATGTAACGCCTGACGAGCGGAAACACGAAGTTCGAGGGTTGCCGGTCCATCATCTGTGCAACGAACACGCCCTTTCCCGTGACGCCGCGTCCGTTATGCCGGTCATTCTCGTCTTCCCTCTCCTTCAGCAACCGCAGAAACTCCTCGACGTTCGCGACCTCTATTTCGAAACCAGGCTCAGCGTTGGTCATGGCCTCTCCCCTCTCCCGACGATCGATAGGGCAGTCAGTGGGAGAACGAGCCCTCATCGCTCAGTGCGTGCGGACGCAGGAACTCCTCATTCGTAGGTGAAACGGTCAAACGGTACCGGCCCACTCCAAGCACTCCTTCCGAGGCTTTCCGGGGACCCTCGCCCGAGAGGGGTCCCCGGAGAGGCGACGCAAAGAGGACATGTAAATCGTTGTTTTGCGGGTCTTATTATATTTAGTCTATAAACTCTTTGCCCGCGGCTCCCTACGCTCGGTCCCATGGCCGAGGAGGAGTTGGCGAAGAGGTTCGGCGAGCTGGTGCGGCGCCTGCGCCAGGCGAAGGGCTACTCGCAGGAAGACTTCTCCTTCAGGGTGGGGCTGCACCAGACCTACGTCAGCTCGGTCGAGCGGGGGGAGAGGAACGTCACCATCGGGACCGCAAACCGGATAGCGCGGGCGCTCGGGACCACGCTGGCGGATCTGTTCGTGGAGCTCGAGCGGAGGCCCTCTGGTCCCGACGACTGACTACGGCGCGGCGTCTCGGCGCGCAAGGCCGTCTCCTATCCAGGATGACGACGGCTGAGCCTCGTCGGGTGGGATCGTCGCCGCGCGGCTACCAGGTCGAGCGCGCTTCGATGCCGTGCCTCGATAGAGCGTGCGTTGCCCTGGCCCCCGCGGGTGGGAAATCTCCGGCGCCCAGGTCGAAGGCCAACTCTTCCACCACGGCCGCCAGGAGCTCGGCCGACCTGCACTTCCCGTCCCGGCGTGCCTCGCCGAGCGAGGCGGTCGCCCGGAGGAAAGCCTCCTCGTCGCCGCACACTCCTGCCTTCTCGACCGCCGTATGCGTGGCCATTGCTTACCCCCGTCTCCTGATAACGCCTCCCATACTAGGCCAGGGACGGGTACCGCGGGTTAAAGGACTGTTAGGAATCGGTTACGAAGAGAATAAGGCTGACGTCCTAGGAGCCCGTACCGCGGCACCTTTCCTCACCTGTTTACAGTTCGTCCAATGGGTAGACGGGCCGGCTCACGTTCTCGAAGGGCAGGCGCGTCAGGCTCTCGGCGCACGGCCCCGGGAGGTCCAGGACGTAGCTGGCCCTCGCTATGGGACCGTAGGCCCGCTCGTGCTCGGTGGCGGCCTTGACCGCGATCACGAACAGATCTTCGGGATCGATGCCCTGGCTGCGCCACTGCGCGAGGTCACACGAGGGTGTTCTCCGGCTTGTCAGCAGCACGCTCACGCCCCCGTGCCTGACGACGGCGCACGGACCCATGTAGGTCTCTCCGCCAGATGAGCCGGTAAGATGGCCCTCCCGGTTCTCCGCCTCGAACCGTCCGTCACTCCTGTAGACCAACTCCACCTCCAGGGGCAGAGGCCCCGAGCCGATCTCCCCGCTCTTGCCACCGATCTCGACGGCGCGGCGCTCGCCCAGCACCGCATCTCCCAGGACTGCCACGGTCTCGGGGTCGTTGATCACCACCCCGGCGTCGGGGACGCCGTGGTCCACCAGCGCGCGCAGAACGTGCGTGGCGTCTCCCGCCGCGCCCGCGCCCACGTTGTCCGAAGGCTCGACGAGCAAGACCGGACCTTCAAGATGATCCCCCAGGCGCGTCATCGCCTCCTCCAGAGTCATCAGGGAAGGGGTTCCGGCTTCGCGTAGGGAGGATGCCATCACGTTGAGTTCCCGCAAAGCGCCGCGCGAGAGCTCCAGGTCGCCCGTAGTCACGGCAGAGAAACCCACCCCCGCCTCGGGCACGTCGGCGTACGGGAAGCCGGCGAGGACGTTGACGGCCAGGACGTCGGGAAGCTCGGCTTCGATCTCCCTTGCGCGCCTTTCGAGGGGGAGCATGGGTTCCTCGTCCGTCGTCGTCCCGGAGGGCGGCCACATGATCGGCGGGTGGTCCCGGACGGTCGTCGGCCGACTCTCAGTCTGCATCAGCCCTTCGAGTATGTCGGCAGCGAGGGTCGCCGCATCCCTCAAATCCGTCGGAGGATTCTGCCGATGGGCGATAAACCCGTCCGACTGGCGCCCCATGGCCTCCGTGAAGTTGGCGTGCGGGTCTATCACCCCGCAGATCGGCACCTGGGAGAGGTGCTCGACGCCGCGGATGCGACGCAGCATCTCGCCCTCGACGTCCTGCAAAGACTCACTCACCATCGCCCCGTGCAAGACGAGGAAGACGCCATCGATACCATCCTCCGCCTCCCTGTCGGCGACCGCCCGGAACTCGGCCCAGAAGAGGTCCACTACGGCGTCGGCGACCGTCGGTCCTGAGATGGCACGCACGTCCACAACGGGCAGCGCCTCCCAGCCTTTGTCCTCCGCGACCTCCATCACTCCCGAAACCGGCGAGGCGCCGGCCCGCATGCGCAGCATCTCTCCGCCGCGATGGATCTCGAAGTCCTCCAGGTTCGTACGCCCCTCGACGAACGCGTTCGTCTGATGAACGAACCCTGCCACGAGCACCCGTCTGTTTGCGTACAGGTCCTCTTGGGCTTGCTCCAGCAGTCCCTCCGGATCGATCATAGCCCCCTCCTCCCCGTCTCCTCAGATTGCCGTCAGCACCTCTACTCCTCGTTCGTGGTAAGTTCCGGTCTCGTCGACGCCGTAGCCCGTTTTCGTTTCGCAGGCGTGCGGACAAGGCTTCCTCCTTCGTCTCTCGCGAACGGTCGCCGTCAACCTTCGAGCCGCCCGACCGCGGCGACCGGTTGCGGGTGGCACGTAATGCCGAGTCTCGCGACCCGACGGGTCCTGCGCGGTCTCCGAGGATTGCAGCGACCCCTCATCTCTGGTGCTCGTTGCGCAAGTAACGGGTCTGTGCGATGGGAACGGGCGTCTTCACATCATGCCACCACGCGCGTCTCCACCAGCCGCCTGCAGGGCCGCTAACACTGAGTTCAGGTTCCTCAACGAGCCGACCGAGGCGTCCGCCTCCGCTAGCATTCTGGCGGGGTGCGTGGTGGTGAGGGCCACCACCGACATGCGGGCCGCCCGGGCTGCCTGGACACCGATGGGTGCGTCTTCCACCACCACGCAGTCCTGTGGCCTCACCCCGAGGAGGGCAAGAGCGTTGCCGAGCCCAATCGAAGAGTTCGGCACGCCGGAGGCCTAGCCACGCTTGCCTTCTTCCACGCCGCCGGTAGCAGTCGACCACATCGGAACCTTCGCCGTCGCGAACCCGGACTCGTACACCACCGTGCCCACGATCACGACGAGGTGTGGTTCGGCACGAAGTCGAGCAGTACCCTGATGCTCCGCTCGTGCGCCGTTTCGAGGATCTCGTCAAATTCTTCTAGCGTGCCGAACATCGGGTGGACGTCCTCGTAGTCAGAGATATCGTAGCCGAAGTCTGCCATCGGGGACGGACAGATCGGGCCAATCCACGCGGCGTCCACCTCCAGCCACTCCAGGTAACCGAGCTTTTCGGCGATGTCCCCGAGATCGTCAACCCCGTCGCCGTTGGAGTCTTTGAAGCTGCGCGGGTAGATTTGGTAGATCACCCCCGACCGCCACCACGGCGGCTCCTGGAGCTCCTGCGGCCCCGCGGCGAAGCCCTTCCGGACTTCTGTGGTATCTGTCGTCGGACCCGGCTCAAACATCCTTGCGAGCACCTCCTTTCTCGGGTGCCGTTTCTTTTTGCCCGGTCGCAGCCTGGTGGGCCCTTCTTCGGAGGCTTTGCGCGGTAGCGCCCATGACGACCAAGACAGCCGGATAGAGCAGTCCCCAACCGAACGACCCCGCCACGAGCAAGCAAGGCAGGAGGGCGCAGAGCCCGAATGCTCGCGCCGGCCACGACCGGACCAAGCGCAGGTAGGCTCCGACGCTGAACAGGTAAAGCAGGAAGAAGTTTTGTCCGGCCAGGGAAAGCATCGCCTGTTGGGAGAAGGCGCCCGCGGCGTGGGCCGCCACGACGACCAAGAAGGCCGCGGTGGTGACCACCACCGCGTTACGTGGCAGCCGCGAACCGGTGGTCACTCGCGCGAGGCCGCCGGGGAGAAGGCCCTCTCTGGCCGAGGAGAAGGCCAAACGGGAGGCCGCCCAGGTGGCACCGTTGACGTTGGCCACCACGATCGCCACCCCTACCCCCGCCATCGTCCCGCCGCTCCAAATGCCGACCGACTCCTCGAGCACCGCCGCTATGGGAGCCGACGAGATCCGCGGGTCGTCCGGCGATAGCAAGAGTTGTACCGCCAGGGCTAGCGCCACGTACAAGCCGATCACCACGACGAAGCTGACCGCCACCGCTATCGGGTAGTCGCGCCTGGGGTTCTTGTACTCCTCCGTCGTGAAGGACAGCATCTCCCAGCCGGTGAACGCGAAGAACACCAGTCCGAGTGCCGGAACGGCACCCGCCCACGCCGAGAGCGGCGCGATACCGGACCCCGCCGCGGATCCCGCGCCGGAAAAACCGGCCGTCAGACCGGCGACGGCCACGCCACACAGCACGGCGACGAGCAGGTAGGAAACGATCTGCTGCACGCTGCCGGAGAGGCGCGCTCCGGCAGCGTTGGTCGTTCCGGCGAGTAGCACCAGCACCGCCGCGGCGGCCGACGCCATCGCGTCCCCCCCGCCGGTCAGGTAAGAAAGGTAGTCCCCGCCGACGATCGCTATGGCGGGGATACCGAGAGAAAAAGTGCCCAAGAGGAGGGTCTCAGTGGCGGCCCCGGCCCTCGGTCCAAAACCCTCCCGGACGAAACCCGCGATCCCGCCGGCCTGCGGGTGGCGTGAGCCCAGATACCCGAAGATGACGAGCAAAGGCACGACGATCAGGCCGTCGATCACCCAGGCGTACACGGCGGCCGGACCCGCTTCCCGGTACGCGAGCCCGGGCAGGGCGAGCAACCCCGCGCCGATTACCACGCCGAGGGCGAGGGCCACAGCCGAGGTCACCGTGAGGGTGCCCTCCAAGCGCTCCCCGCGCTCCTCCCGGGAACCCACGCTTGGGTCGGAGTCGAGTATCGGCTCGTTCGGTCCCCCGCCCGAATTCGGCGCCTTCGCTATGATGCCCTCCTCTCCGGGACCCCTTAAGGTTGGCCCGTGCTGCTCGCCCCCGACGACGCCCTACGCCACCGTTTCCAGCGCGATCACGTACACGCACCCTTCCTCGCCCGCCACGGAGGAATGCTTCGTGCCCTCGGGCAAAAGGAGGCGGTCTCCCGACGTGCAGGCCGCCTCCTCGTCGTCGTAGCGGAACGTGATCGAGCCGTCGACGATCAAGAGCGTTTCGTCGGTCGGGTGCGTGTGAGTCTCGTGCTCGCGCCCCGGGGTGTCGCGCTGAACCTCCACCGAACCCGTCTCTGGCAGCAGCTCCATCACCGCCATCTCAAGCTCGACGCCCCCGCCGCGGACTATCTCGGGCCTTCTGCCCGCCTCTTGCGTCATCGCGTCCTCCCTTCGGTCGCCTTTTTCCCGGGCCCGTGTCCGTTCTCCCGCCAGGCCGCCGCGCGTCACCGCACGGTCCGTCGCGGCGTGGAAGGGACAGCGCCCGGTCACGGGCGTGTTGTCGTCGGGCAGGAAGTACTGTTTCCACTCGTGCGATGACGGGTCCCCGTAGCTTCCCATGTCCGGGTGCGCCTCCATGCCCTCCCACGCCTCCATCCTGGCTCGGATGATCTCGCGCGCCCGCGTCCCGGCAGGCGTCCCGCCCTCTATTCCGTCGAAGACCCTCCTGGGCTGGAACAAGAGGACCAGCGAATCGCCCATATTCCTCGAATCCCGGAGACGATACGCCGGCGCCGAGGCGAACACGAACATCGGCTCCCCGGCGAAACAGAACTCCCACTTGGGATCTACAGGGTCGTACGGACGATCCTCCGGCCATGGACTCTCGTCCAGCCCGTGCAGGAAACGTAGGACGTACCAGAACCGCTCCTCGTAAAAAGATAGCGGCCTCCGCGCCCGTTCGGGCTCGAAGAACAGCGCCAGGGCGTGCCTGACCTGCGGGTTGGCCTTCGAGAGGGCGAGGAACTCCCGCAGCAGCGCGGGTACGTGTCCGACGTCGTCTCCTTCGACGTACCCGTAGCGCAGCTCCCCCCGCTTCTCCGCGGAGGTCCCGAAGTAGCACGGGTACTCGGGATCGAGGAGACGATCTCGGAAACGGCCGTACTCGCGCACGAGCCAGCGCGGCACCATCCCATCAGCCCCGGACACGTCCTGCCCTGTAAGCAGCAACCTTTGCTCGACTTTGACCAACGCGTCACCCCCCGCGACAAAGTAGGTCAGGGTTCTTACCTTGTTAATCGCACGTAAACCGGGCTATGCTTACCGCCAGTCCGGTATCCGGCGTTGGTGACATAGTCACATAGGTAGGTAGGTGTGTCAAGCGACCCGTACCAAAATCTGCTCAACGTGGACGCCTCCGTGGGCGTTCCGATCCACGTGCAGCTCGAAGAACAACTCAAGCACCTCATCCTAAGCGGTTACTTTGAGGAGGGGGGCGAGTTCCCCTCGAACCGCGAATTGGCGGGTTACCTGAGGGTCAACCGGAACACCGTCGCGCGCGTCATGTCCCGGCTCGAGCGTCAAGGGTACGCTGAGAGCAGGCGTGGTCTGGGCCGGCGCGTGAAGCGCCCGCCTGTGAACGTTAGGGAGGCCGAGAGAGAAAGGCTTGTGGAAGAGGTTCTCTGGTCGGCGGCGGCTCGCGGATTTTCCGCCGAGGAGGTCGGACGAGCGCTGCTGGCGCGCGCGGGGGGTCCCGCGCTTGAGAAGATCCCAATCGTCTTCGTGGAGTGCAATCCTTGGCAGGTTCAGAAGTTCAGCGCGGAGCTCGAGGAACGGTTGCCGGTCCAGGCCAAGGGCCTCCTGATCTCGGAACTCCGCGATGCCATCGGGCGCGGGGAGGAAGTATCCTCGTCTTGGGTGGTGACGACCTTCTTTCACGTGCGCGAGGTCGAGAGCCTAACAGAAGGTACTGGGGTGGAAACCGTCGGTCTGTTGTCGGTCGCGACCCTCGACAATCTGCAGCGCCTTCAGGACCTTGACCCCGGGACGACCGTGGCGGTCCTCGGCGACGTGCGAGAGGGCGTCTACAACTTGGTGCGCTCGATCAAGGGAGCCGGTCTGGACCATCTTGACTTGGTGGCGCTGTGGGAGAACGGTGACGAGATGCGGGAGGTCTTTGGTCGGGCGCAGGCCGTGGTGTGCTCCAGCCGCGTAGCCCGCGACTTGGCGCAGCTTGGTGCTCCCGCTGACCTGCCGGTTATCGTCGAAGACAGGACGCTAGATCAAGGCGGCATCGACATGCTCGGACGCCTGCTCAAGCAGTCAAAGCCTGAAGGCCGATCAAGTCTTTAATGAGGATCTAACTATGAATCGGACGCAGGCCTCCTCGCTGTTCTGGTAGCCCCGCTGTCGGATCTCCCGGAACAGCCGCTTGCCGTTGCGGCACCCTTCGTTCCAGCGCTTGAGGAGGTACGTGACGTACGGGTCCAAGGCGCTCGCCTTCCTCTTGTACGCCCGGCGCGGGGGAGATTCTGAGAGGTCCTTGCAGCGGTAGACGGTCCTGGCGCTTTGCCGAGCCTTCGGCAGACGTCGCGGAGGTCGGCCCCGGCCAGGTAGAGGCACAGGATGTCCCTCCACTGATCCACTAGCCGCTCGTGGCGTTTCCTCGCGGCCTCCTCGACTTTGTAGTCGTGCTTCCTCGGCCGGTTCGGCAAGATGGGCCCGGAACCGAGGGCGTCGTCGCCCTCCTGTCTGTGGGATAAGGGCAAGCCCGATGGTCACGAGGTTGCCGTTAGGTCCCGTGATACAGAGCCGGAGAGGTCTCGATGGCGTCCCCACAAGCCCGGACAACAGGTTCTTGACGTTCGACACGGGTCTACCTCCCCCTGACCGAGGCCGGAGGCGGACTCCCGGCCTCGGCACGCGTTTTTAACCCTGCGGGGACCACTGCTCGCGCCACCGCTCCATCTGCCCTGTTTCGCGCCTCTGGGCGTCCACGATGTCCCGGGCGATCCCTTTTGTCTGCTGGTTGTCGCTCTCCTTCAGGGCGACCTTCGCCATCGCTATGGCCGAGCGATAGTGCGGCATCATGGCGTCGATAAACGCCCTGTCGAGCGGCCTCTTGTCCGCGAGCTCCTGCGGGTCGGTCATCCCCATCGCGTCCATCTCGCCCTGGGCCATGGCGGAAGGGATCTCAGAGGTGCCGAACTCTTCGCGCTTTATGCCGCGAAGCTCCTCTATCTCGGCCTCCTGGGCGCCGACTATGTCCTCGGCGAGGATCCTTATCTCCTCGTGCTCGGCGTTCT carries:
- a CDS encoding GntR family transcriptional regulator, translating into MDASVGVPIHVQLEEQLKHLILSGYFEEGGEFPSNRELAGYLRVNRNTVARVMSRLERQGYAESRRGLGRRVKRPPVNVREAERERLVEEVLWSAAARGFSAEEVGRALLARAGGPALEKIPIVFVECNPWQVQKFSAELEERLPVQAKGLLISELRDAIGRGEEVSSSWVVTTFFHVREVESLTEGTGVETVGLLSVATLDNLQRLQDLDPGTTVAVLGDVREGVYNLVRSIKGAGLDHLDLVALWENGDEMREVFGRAQAVVCSSRVARDLAQLGAPADLPVIVEDRTLDQGGIDMLGRLLKQSKPEGRSSL
- a CDS encoding YqcI/YcgG family protein; this encodes MVKVEQRLLLTGQDVSGADGMVPRWLVREYGRFRDRLLDPEYPCYFGTSAEKRGELRYGYVEGDDVGHVPALLREFLALSKANPQVRHALALFFEPERARRPLSFYEERFWYVLRFLHGLDESPWPEDRPYDPVDPKWEFCFAGEPMFVFASAPAYRLRDSRNMGDSLVLLFQPRRVFDGIEGGTPAGTRAREIIRARMEAWEGMEAHPDMGSYGDPSSHEWKQYFLPDDNTPVTGRCPFHAATDRAVTRGGLAGERTRAREKGDRREDAMTQEAGRRPEIVRGGGVELEMAVMELLPETGSVEVQRDTPGREHETHTHPTDETLLIVDGSITFRYDDEEAACTSGDRLLLPEGTKHSSVAGEEGCVYVIALETVA
- a CDS encoding DUF305 domain-containing protein, producing the protein MGLRAVDRALGAAFGRGPAVEPLFGFGGGSGKLFDGLSEEVSAEVPCVVEKDAAFLKWRYGPGSPPNPVTILGAVEMAEVALENAEHEEIRILAEDIVGAQEAEIEELRGIKREEFGTSEIPSAMAQGEMDAMGMTDPQELADKRPLDRAFIDAMMPHYRSAIAMAKVALKESDNQQTKGIARDIVDAQRRETGQMERWREQWSPQG
- a CDS encoding APC family permease, whose translation is MEGTLTVTSAVALALGVVIGAGLLALPGLAYREAGPAAVYAWVIDGLIVVPLLVIFGYLGSRHPQAGGIAGFVREGFGPRAGAATETLLLGTFSLGIPAIAIVGGDYLSYLTGGGDAMASAAAAVLVLLAGTTNAAGARLSGSVQQIVSYLLVAVLCGVAVAGLTAGFSGAGSAAGSGIAPLSAWAGAVPALGLVFFAFTGWEMLSFTTEEYKNPRRDYPIAVAVSFVVVIGLYVALALAVQLLLSPDDPRISSAPIAAVLEESVGIWSGGTMAGVGVAIVVANVNGATWAASRLAFSSAREGLLPGGLARVTTGSRLPRNAVVVTTAAFLVVVAAHAAGAFSQQAMLSLAGQNFFLLYLFSVGAYLRLVRSWPARAFGLCALLPCLLVAGSFGWGLLYPAVLVVMGATAQSLRRRAHQAATGQKETAPEKGGARKDV